A segment of the bacterium genome:
TGTAATAGCCTCTGTCGTATTCACCCCTTGCAAGAACCTTTACCACCCTTCCCTGTATGTCAATAATTTCCAGAGTTATATGCGACTTCTTGGCAAGTGTAAAGGCAACAAAACCCGTTCCCCTCATAGGATTGCTCGAAAGACCCAACAAGGCCGTCCTTTGAGGCAACTCCTCAATTACAGCTGAAATCAACCCAGTTGTATCGGTGG
Coding sequences within it:
- a CDS encoding T9SS type A sorting domain-containing protein; translated protein: TDTTGLISAVIEELPQRTALLGLSSNPMRGTGFVAFTLAKKSHITLEIIDIQGRVVKVLARGEYDRGYYRLRIDGKALPQGIYFVRLKADGKDHVNKFLLVR